The following proteins are co-located in the Camelina sativa cultivar DH55 chromosome 12, Cs, whole genome shotgun sequence genome:
- the LOC104733767 gene encoding uncharacterized protein LOC104733767, translating to MAITELNAVNMKIIAFLSQIAQNFGFPFLTMMSGSPSPPGPSMPLEAIGSTSAASSAANNYARRTEDALLRAASREGQPHLHPRKINGALWFGIDPCVHKFIRTTWQGNYMGPWSSWKFVPQERKTNWWQTFVQNFYWESRFHNLVYFLWKLHTQTTICQRISKKKREGKKPKYIDDEDWTELLEQWATEAAIQRSQSAANSRTSDPDGKGMHKHCAGPQNFLKIEYDMMIASGLDQPPPFTDLVRKTHTRKDGTFIDERAKSLVLDVEEAVTLITNDDGSPTSVNQTDSSDATPTHILLNQEYLKQGKSSKGRIYGIGSVQYRDFDPSETVPASLQRNLDIDLRISGLEKNSETVNTNVETLKADMTTLKDDMVALKSEFKDEMAAARASLNVILQALGVNSATVQQVNHTQPSVPAATPSNPTALNATMPNIASTSTPPLTQAQQADFA from the exons ATGGCGATTACAGAGCTAAATGCagttaatatgaaaataattgcttttctctctcaaattgCCCAGAATTTCGGATTCCCTTTTCTGACAATGATGtcag GTTCTCCCAGTCCTCCAGGTCCTTCCATGCCTCTAGAAGCTATTGGATCTACAAGCGCAGCATCTTCAGCTGCAAACAACTACGCTCGTAGAACCGAAGACGCATTACTACGTGCTGCCTCAAGAGAAGGCCAACCACACCTCCATCCAAGGAAAATCAATGGTGCTTTATG GTTTGGTATAGACCCCTGTGTCCACAAATTCATCCGGACAACTTGGCAAGGCAACTACATGGGACCATGGTCAAGCTGGAAATTTGTTCCTCAGGAGAGGAAAACAAACTGGTGGCAAACTTTTGTG CAAAACTTTTATTGGGAGTCTCGATTTCATAACCTGGTCTACTTCCTCTGGAAACTGCATACGCAAACTACAATCTGTCAGCGCATcagcaagaagaagagggaaggTAAGAAACCTAAGTACATTGATGATGAGGATTGGACTGAACTGCTGGAGCAATGGGCAACCGAAGCAGCAATTCAGAGGAGCCAGTCAGCTGCTAATTCTCGTACATCAGATCCTGATGGCAAAGGGATGCACAAACATTGTGCAGGTCCTCAGAACTTTTTAAAGATTGAGTATGATATG ATGATTGCGTCTGGTCTTGATCAACCACCACCTTTCACGGATCTTGTGCGGAAGACTCACACTCGTAAAGATGGAACTTTCATTGATGAACGAGCTAAGTCCCTTGTACTTGATGTAGAGGAAGCTGTTACACTGATTACGAATGATGATGGATCTCCCACTTCTGTCAACCAAACTGACTCAAGTGATGCTACTCCTACCCACATTCTGCTAAACCAAGAATATCTCAAG CAGGGTAAGTCAAGCAAAGGACGCATTTATGGAATAGGCAGTGTTCAATACCGGGATTTCGATCCTTCTGAGACTGTCCCAGCTTCTCTTCAACGCAATCTCGACATAGACTTGCGTATCTCTGGCTTGGAAAAGAACTCTGAAACTGTCAACACTAATGTTGAAACGCTCAAGGCTGACATGACAACACTCAAAGATGATATGGTTGCCTTGAAGAGTGAGTTCAAGGACGAGATGGCTGCAGCACGAGCTTCACTAAATGTGATTCTACAGGCTCTTGGGGTGAATTCTGCTACTGTCCAACAGGTTAATCATACTCAACCTTCTGTTCCTGCTGCAACACCTAGTAATCCCACTGCCCTGAATGCCACAATGCCTAATATTGCCTCGACCTCGACTCCACCTTTGACTCAAGCTCAACAAGCTGACTTTGCTTGA